Proteins co-encoded in one Flavobacterium fluviale genomic window:
- a CDS encoding hydrolase, whose product MKKLILTAAFLFITFIGFAQKPSPALLDPTNHTLVLIDYESQMAFAVSNIPIDQLRNNTALVAGASKIFKVPTIVTTVAEKSFSGPVFREIEEFYPQKTSNYIDRTTMNTWEDVPARKAIISTGKKKIVFGGLWTSVCIVGPVLSAMNEGYDVYVITDASGDISKEAHEMAVTRMVQAGAHPITALQYLLELQRDWARQETYVPVTDLVKKYGGAYGVGVQYAHEMLKH is encoded by the coding sequence ATGAAAAAATTAATCCTTACCGCAGCTTTTTTATTCATAACATTTATCGGATTCGCACAAAAGCCAAGTCCAGCGTTATTAGATCCAACCAATCACACTTTAGTACTAATTGATTACGAAAGCCAGATGGCGTTTGCCGTGAGCAATATTCCTATAGATCAGCTTAGAAATAATACCGCTCTTGTAGCTGGCGCATCAAAAATATTTAAAGTCCCAACCATAGTAACAACAGTTGCCGAAAAATCATTCAGCGGACCTGTTTTTAGAGAAATCGAAGAATTTTATCCGCAAAAAACGTCAAATTACATTGACCGTACTACAATGAATACTTGGGAAGATGTCCCTGCACGCAAAGCTATTATTTCAACTGGTAAAAAGAAAATCGTATTTGGCGGTTTATGGACAAGCGTTTGTATCGTTGGACCTGTTTTATCTGCAATGAATGAAGGTTATGATGTTTATGTAATTACAGATGCAAGTGGTGATATCTCTAAAGAGGCTCACGAAATGGCAGTAACGCGCATGGTTCAGGCTGGTGCCCACCCAATAACTGCATTACAATATTTACTAGAATTACAACGTGACTGGGCTCGCCAGGAAACTTATGTACCTGTAACCGATTTAGTTAAAAAATACGGTGGTGCTTATGGCGTAGGCGTACAATATGCTCACGAAATGTTGAAACACTAA
- a CDS encoding amidohydrolase — protein sequence MQLSFKISAFLLIISLPIFAQGKKASLIVHHAVIHTLDEKNTIVEAMAVADGKILKTGKNNEILKLKNKNTTVIDAKGKVIIPGIFDSHMHIIRGGRFYNTELRWDGVRSLKRALAMLKEQAQRTPKGQWVRVVGGWNAYQFEEKRLPTLAEINEATGNVPAFILHLYGHAYLNKAGLETLKIDANTPNPNAGLIEKDTYGNPTGLLVAEPNAFILYSTLSKLPELSEEEKFNSTKQFMTEMNRLGVTAIMDAGGGFQNFPDDYGVTNGLCKDSDLTVRMPYYLFAQKAGTELNDYTKWMQTVEIGEGCDDDHHSDKVEYHVQGAGENLVMSAGDFENFDKPRPELSPAMEGQLKEVLSLLVKNRWPFRIHATYNESITRFLNVIEDVNKETPLNGLLWFFDHGETVSIENLKRIKALNGGLAIQHRMAYQGESFIKRYGKTAASNTVPLKKILELGIKVGMGTDGTRVASYNPWVGLYWLTTGKTLGGLKYMIDENIVDRSTALKLFTYGSAQLINIEKDRGMLTADKLADFAILSDDYFTTSEENILNIEAKLTVVNGKVVYADNDFRNFAAEKPKAIPEWSPVNYFGGYQKN from the coding sequence ATGCAACTCTCTTTCAAAATATCAGCATTTCTATTAATCATTTCCCTGCCTATTTTCGCTCAAGGCAAAAAGGCATCGCTAATCGTTCATCATGCTGTCATTCATACTTTAGACGAAAAAAACACAATTGTCGAAGCTATGGCTGTCGCCGATGGAAAAATCCTGAAAACGGGAAAAAACAACGAAATCTTAAAACTAAAAAACAAGAACACCACAGTAATTGATGCCAAAGGAAAAGTAATTATTCCTGGAATATTCGATTCTCACATGCACATTATCCGAGGAGGAAGATTCTATAATACCGAATTACGCTGGGACGGCGTTCGTTCTTTAAAAAGAGCTTTGGCAATGTTAAAAGAACAAGCGCAACGAACTCCAAAGGGGCAGTGGGTTCGCGTTGTTGGCGGATGGAATGCATATCAATTTGAAGAAAAAAGACTGCCGACTTTAGCCGAAATTAATGAGGCAACAGGAAATGTCCCAGCTTTTATTCTTCACTTGTACGGACACGCTTATTTGAACAAAGCGGGTTTAGAAACTTTAAAAATCGATGCCAATACTCCGAATCCAAATGCGGGATTAATTGAAAAAGACACCTACGGAAATCCAACAGGATTGTTAGTGGCAGAGCCAAATGCTTTTATCTTATACTCTACTCTTTCTAAGCTCCCAGAATTATCTGAAGAAGAAAAATTCAATTCGACAAAACAATTTATGACCGAAATGAACCGTCTGGGCGTAACTGCCATTATGGATGCAGGCGGCGGATTTCAAAACTTTCCAGACGATTATGGCGTAACAAATGGTTTATGCAAAGACAGCGATTTGACAGTGAGAATGCCTTACTATTTGTTTGCTCAAAAAGCTGGAACAGAACTTAATGATTACACCAAATGGATGCAGACAGTTGAAATTGGCGAAGGCTGTGACGACGATCACCATTCAGACAAAGTAGAATATCACGTTCAGGGTGCAGGTGAAAATTTGGTGATGAGTGCTGGAGATTTTGAAAACTTCGATAAACCAAGACCAGAATTAAGTCCGGCAATGGAAGGACAATTGAAAGAAGTGTTGTCATTACTGGTAAAAAACAGATGGCCTTTTCGAATTCATGCTACTTACAATGAAAGCATTACCAGATTTTTAAATGTTATTGAAGACGTCAACAAAGAGACTCCTCTAAATGGGCTTTTATGGTTCTTTGATCACGGTGAAACGGTTTCTATTGAAAATTTAAAACGCATAAAAGCTTTAAACGGCGGATTAGCAATTCAGCATAGAATGGCGTATCAAGGTGAAAGTTTCATTAAAAGATATGGAAAAACTGCTGCTTCTAATACTGTTCCGTTAAAGAAAATTTTAGAATTGGGAATTAAAGTTGGAATGGGAACTGACGGAACCCGCGTCGCAAGCTATAATCCGTGGGTTGGTTTGTACTGGTTAACAACTGGAAAAACTTTGGGCGGTTTAAAATACATGATTGATGAAAACATTGTAGACAGATCAACAGCATTAAAATTATTTACTTACGGAAGTGCGCAGTTAATCAATATCGAAAAAGACAGAGGAATGCTTACCGCAGATAAATTAGCCGATTTTGCTATTCTTTCTGATGATTATTTTACTACTTCCGAAGAAAACATTCTTAATATCGAAGCTAAACTGACAGTTGTAAACGGAAAAGTAGTGTACGCCGATAATGATTTTAGGAATTTTGCAGCTGAAAAACCAAAAGCAATTCCGGAGTGGAGTCCTGTAAATTACTTTGGGGGTTATCAAAAAAATTAA
- a CDS encoding 2'-5' RNA ligase family protein, whose protein sequence is MEKKYSLVFYSKTLVEPVKKLKDFLKSKINWYNSCNSEAHITICEFTIDESQLDSIKQKLFQISDTFTPFQVSLNHFDSYPNSGAFFISPNEDAVKNLKPIMQKIHQVLKSLKLKKSEDPHMSIGRRLTPENLKIASELFTTIDLNFLCSEIVLREFDPIAKQFFVIDAFPFGSNPKPELIQGSLF, encoded by the coding sequence ATGGAAAAAAAATATTCGCTTGTATTTTATTCTAAGACATTAGTTGAGCCTGTCAAAAAATTGAAAGATTTTTTAAAAAGCAAAATCAACTGGTACAACAGCTGTAATTCCGAGGCACATATTACCATTTGTGAATTTACAATCGATGAATCGCAGCTTGATTCTATCAAACAAAAGCTTTTTCAAATTTCGGATACTTTTACGCCATTTCAAGTATCTTTGAACCACTTTGATTCCTATCCAAATAGCGGTGCTTTCTTCATTTCACCTAATGAAGATGCAGTAAAAAATTTGAAACCGATAATGCAAAAGATTCATCAGGTTTTGAAATCCTTAAAACTCAAAAAAAGTGAGGATCCGCACATGTCAATCGGACGAAGGTTAACTCCTGAAAATCTTAAAATTGCTTCTGAACTTTTTACGACAATTGATCTCAATTTTCTATGCAGTGAAATTGTTTTGAGAGAGTTTGATCCCATAGCAAAACAGTTTTTTGTAATTGATGCTTTTCCTTTTGGAAGTAATCCAAAACCAGAATTGATTCAAGGAAGTCTTTTTTAA
- a CDS encoding helix-turn-helix domain-containing protein produces the protein MKSLDSFYQDITEGSTVDPTSLLPNDIQKEIGHFNVFDIKELLERMKGKPGMPYDRRAYYKISLIRGKNRAEYADKIIDIEKQGLLFATPKIPYNYLPQDTNQSGQFCVFTSEFLSKNKSGIDLDELPIFASDGYPIFQLSDEEVEDVALIFNKIQKEINSDYTYKYDLIRNYVAELIHFGQKLQPITALYSKHNSAARVSSLFAELLERQFPIESPNQRLELRTAKDFASRLSVHVNHLNKVLKESTGKTTTELISNRLTNEAKILLKQTDWNISEIAYSLGFEELAHFSNFFKKQTSLTPLAFRS, from the coding sequence ATGAAATCCCTAGATTCATTTTATCAAGATATAACCGAAGGCTCAACTGTTGATCCTACTTCTCTTCTACCAAACGATATTCAAAAAGAAATTGGTCATTTTAATGTTTTTGATATTAAAGAACTTCTGGAACGCATGAAAGGAAAGCCTGGAATGCCTTATGACAGAAGGGCTTACTATAAGATAAGTTTAATTCGCGGCAAAAACAGAGCCGAATATGCGGATAAAATAATCGATATAGAAAAGCAGGGATTGTTATTTGCAACGCCAAAAATTCCGTACAACTATTTACCGCAGGACACCAACCAGTCAGGACAGTTTTGTGTTTTTACCAGTGAATTTTTATCCAAAAACAAAAGCGGAATCGATCTGGACGAGCTTCCTATTTTTGCTTCAGACGGTTATCCTATTTTTCAATTATCTGACGAAGAAGTAGAAGATGTCGCATTGATTTTCAACAAAATACAAAAAGAAATTAATTCTGATTATACCTATAAGTATGACTTAATCCGAAATTATGTTGCAGAATTAATTCATTTCGGACAAAAATTACAGCCTATAACGGCACTTTATTCTAAACATAATTCAGCTGCGCGAGTTTCTTCTTTATTTGCTGAATTGCTTGAAAGACAATTTCCTATTGAATCTCCAAATCAGCGATTAGAACTACGAACTGCTAAAGATTTTGCATCTCGATTATCGGTTCATGTCAATCACTTAAATAAGGTACTAAAAGAAAGTACCGGAAAAACTACAACCGAATTGATCAGCAATAGATTAACAAACGAAGCCAAAATTCTTTTAAAACAAACAGACTGGAATATCTCTGAAATAGCCTATTCTCTTGGTTTTGAAGAATTGGCGCATTTTTCTAATTTCTTTAAAAAACAAACATCGTTGACGCCTTTGGCTTTTAGGAGTTAG
- a CDS encoding SDR family oxidoreductase: MNLSNNKILITGGASGIGLGLTERFIQENNTVIICGRRESVLNEVKAKFPSVITKVCDLSLEEERIELYKWISENHPDLNVLINNAGIQKWVSVTDAGFYESMKAEISTNIEAPLHLTSLFIELKSLQTVMNVTSGLAFSPFAKVPVYSATKAFFRSFTISLRHLLKAKNIEVIEIIPPALNTDLGGVGLHDAHPSVNSFIESIFEQLKEGRTELTFGTSETRLNASVPELKASFEALHSNL, encoded by the coding sequence ATGAATTTATCAAACAATAAAATTTTAATTACAGGCGGTGCAAGCGGAATTGGACTTGGACTAACAGAACGATTTATTCAGGAAAATAATACTGTTATAATTTGCGGCAGAAGAGAATCTGTTTTAAATGAAGTAAAAGCAAAATTCCCATCGGTCATAACCAAAGTCTGCGACTTATCCTTAGAAGAAGAAAGGATCGAACTTTACAAATGGATTTCTGAGAATCATCCAGATTTAAACGTACTAATTAATAATGCTGGAATTCAAAAATGGGTTTCTGTTACAGATGCTGGTTTCTATGAAAGTATGAAAGCTGAAATCTCGACAAATATTGAAGCTCCTTTACATTTAACTTCATTATTTATAGAGCTAAAATCTTTACAAACAGTTATGAATGTAACTTCTGGATTAGCATTTTCTCCTTTTGCAAAAGTTCCTGTGTATTCTGCTACAAAGGCATTTTTCCGTTCATTTACAATTTCACTTCGTCATTTATTAAAAGCGAAAAATATCGAAGTAATCGAAATTATTCCGCCGGCACTAAATACAGATTTGGGTGGTGTTGGTCTGCATGACGCGCATCCAAGTGTAAACAGCTTTATCGAATCTATCTTTGAACAACTAAAAGAAGGCAGAACAGAACTTACCTTTGGAACAAGCGAAACCAGATTAAACGCAAGTGTTCCAGAACTAAAGGCATCATTTGAGGCT